The Archangium primigenium genomic interval TCAACCCCGGCGTCCTGTTGGGCTTCGCGAGGCGGGACGGGCAGACGGTCGGCGCGTTCGGGGCGGAGCTGAGCGTGCACCACTTCCTGCCCAATCGCCTGGGCGTGGGCGGCTTCGTCCAGGCGCAGTGGATGAGCCGCGGGTCCGGGCGCTTCTGTGGGGGCGTGCAGTTCACCGCGCCCGAGTTCCAGAGCATGGGGTTGGAGCTGGGGGGAACCTACGATACCCGCGACGCGCGCTTCGCCGGGACCACGAGCCTCCACCTGGCGCCGTTCCTCACCGTGGGAGCGGTGGGGTTGGGCCTGCGCTTCGGCATTCCCCTCCACGCCGCGGCCTCGCCCCTGCCAGGCCGCGGCTTCGAGTGGGGCCTGAACATGACGCTCAAGATTCCCCGCCCCATCGGGCAAAAATAGGAGGCGCGCGGCTCGCGCGCCCGTTCAGTCGGCCCGGGGCGCCTCGGCCACGTGCCCGACGAGCGTCTCCACGTGCGTGGCGCGCAGGCGCAGGAGCGGGCCCGGCATCAGCCCGCCGAGCAGCACCAGGGCCAGCAGGGAGAACACCGCCCAGCGCTCGCGCGGCATCATGTCCTCCACCGTCTCCACCACGGGCGCGTGCCCGTGGGCGGGCGTGCCCAGGAACGTGCGCTGGAAGGAGCGCAGCAGGGTGACGCCGTTGATGGCGGTGGTGAGCAGCAGCGGGAGCGCCACCAGCGGGTGGGCGTCCAGGATGCCGTGCAGGAGCAGATCCTCGCCCACGAAGCTCAGCGTCCCGGGGAAGCCCAGGGTCGCGAAGCCCATGAGGAAGAAGAAGGCCGCCAGCCGCGGCGCGCGGCGCACGAGCCCGCCCAGCCGGTTCATGTCCGTGGTGCCCGTGCGCGACTCGATGGCCCGCACCACGAGGATGAGCCCCGTGAGCGCGATGCCCGCCGCCACGCTCTGCACCAGCGCGCCCGCGATGCCCTGGGTGTTGCCGAGCGCCAGGCCCGTGAGCAGCAGGCCCGACTGGCTCACCATGAGGAAGCCCACCACGCGGCGCAGGTCCGTCTGCGACAGCGCCAGCACCGAGCCATAGAGCGCGCAGCACAGCCCCAGGGCGCCCATGGCCGGGCCCACGCGCGCCCACTGCTCGGGAAACAGCGGGATGACCACCCGCACGAGCAGGTACAACCCCGCGTGGGCGTTGATCAGCAGCACGCTCGCGCCGAAGGGGCCGCGCGACACGAGCACCGGCAGCCACGAGTGGAAGGGCACCACCGCCATGCGCACGCAGACCGCCAGCATCAGCAGGGTGAAGAGCGGCAGGCGCCAGGCCTCCGGCAGCCCGCGCGCCGTGAGCGCCTGGAGGCCGAAGGGCCCGGCGGTGCCCGCGTCCCGGCCCGCCACGCCCACCAGGATCGTGGCCAGCAGCAGGGGCAGCGTGCCCGCCACCATGTAGGCGCGGAAGGTGCGCAGCGTGCGCGCCTCGGCGCGCGCCCGGGCGCTGCGCCAGATGAGCCGACCCACCGGCATCAGGATGGCCACGAAGAAGAGCACCATGAGCGCCAGATCCTCGGCGCAGAAGAAGC includes:
- a CDS encoding complex I subunit 4 family protein, whose protein sequence is MRSFPLLSLVVVVPALGALLLRQARRPERMRQMTVGVAALTLALTAGVLGLFHLTTVGPQLEESWFRVPGLGLEYRLGVDGMSVLALPLIALLTLGLVAAGPRQALDRDTLGALLLTESMTLGFFCAEDLALMVLFFVAILMPVGRLIWRSARARAEARTLRTFRAYMVAGTLPLLLATILVGVAGRDAGTAGPFGLQALTARGLPEAWRLPLFTLLMLAVCVRMAVVPFHSWLPVLVSRGPFGASVLLINAHAGLYLLVRVVIPLFPEQWARVGPAMGALGLCCALYGSVLALSQTDLRRVVGFLMVSQSGLLLTGLALGNTQGIAGALVQSVAAGIALTGLILVVRAIESRTGTTDMNRLGGLVRRAPRLAAFFFLMGFATLGFPGTLSFVGEDLLLHGILDAHPLVALPLLLTTAINGVTLLRSFQRTFLGTPAHGHAPVVETVEDMMPRERWAVFSLLALVLLGGLMPGPLLRLRATHVETLVGHVAEAPRAD